Proteins co-encoded in one Arachis stenosperma cultivar V10309 chromosome 7, arast.V10309.gnm1.PFL2, whole genome shotgun sequence genomic window:
- the LOC130940009 gene encoding uncharacterized protein LOC130940009, producing the protein MEQGDVDACSIGTRIVLLSSFTGGRRYMFNNCQDAMSICKQYGYPDLFITITCNPSWLEFQRYTERSHIAISDQPDLACRLFELKIQSLMTDLKDGVFFRPVNAGMYRIEFQKRGLPHAHILVWLQNVSRLQTTEIMDEVISVELLDPVRFPKLYSVVTKYIIHGPCGFDKDGYPIYRRRNMGITYRINGVDVDNRFVVPYNPMLLMKYRAHINLEFCNKSNVIKYLFKYINKGPDCITASIRNVQTQENGGQDVYEIKQFYDCRYLAPCESAWRLFAFDIHHKWPSVQQLIFHLPGKQNLLFADHDKIPEIVEKNKYKDTMFTAWMRANLKFPHGNKLLYSEFSNHFVYLCDSQEWVPRQRGFSIGRLTFIHVGLGEIFYLRLLLNVQRGCKSFESIRTVDGVVYDSFKAACNTLGLLSDDQEFINAIKETAEVSSGFQLRQLFVTLLASNSMNKPELIWRDTWRLLADDILYYRRQELQLQELVMIEEELEILCLIQVEKLLQMNGRSLKDYSQMPFPNQDLVSHFSNSMIMNEMNYDVDQLRKEHDVNLDKLTDEQKLIYERIIDTVTNKRPGLFFVYGFGGTGKIFLWRLLSFRL; encoded by the exons atggaacaaggAGATGTTGATGCGTGTTCCATTGGAACCAGGATTGTGTTACTGTCTTCTTTTACTGGGGGCAGAAGATATATGTTTAATAATTGTCAAGATGCTATGTCTATTTGCAAACAATATGGTTATCCTGATTTATTTATTACTATAACTTGCAACCCGAGTTGGCTGGAGTTTCAAAGATACACTGAACGCTCTCATATTGCTATATCTGATCAGCCTGATCTTGCATGTAGGTTGTTTGAGTTGAAAATTCAATCTTTGATGACTGATTTGAAGGATGGAGTCTTCTTTAGACCTGTGAATGCCG ggATGTATAGAATTGAATTTCAAAAAAGGGGTTTGCCACATGCACATATTTTGGTTTGGCTTCAAAATGTGAGTAGGTTACAAACAACTGAAATCATGGATGAGGTTATATCAGTTGAGTTATTGGATCCAGTTAGATTTCCAAAGTTGTATAGTGTTGTTACCAAATATATTATTCATGGTCCTTGTG GTTTTGATAAAGATGGTTATCCAATATATAGAAGGCGAAATATGGGGATTACTTATAGAATAAATGGTGTGGATGTGGATAATCGATTTGTTGTTCCTTATAATCCTATGCTTCTTATGAAATATCGAGCTCATATCAATTTGGAGTTTTGTAACAAGTCAAATGTCATCAAGTATTTGTTTAAATACATAAACAAGGGGCCAGACTGCATCACTGCGTCAATTAGAAATGTACAAACTCAGGAAAATGGTGGTCAAGATGTTTATGAGATTAAGCAATTCTATGATTGTCGCTATCTAGCACCTTGTGAATCTGCTTGGAGACTATTTGCATTTGATATTCATCATAAGTGGCCATCTGTTCAGCAGTTGATATTCCATTTGCCTGGAAAGCAGAATCTATTATTCGCTGACCATGATAAGATTCCTGAAATTGTTGAGAAGAACAAGTATAAGGATACAATGTTTACTGCGTGGATGCGAGCTAATCTTAAGTTTCCGCATGGTAATAAGTTATTATATTCTgaattttcaaatcattttgTTTACTTGTGTGATTCTCAAGAATGGGTTCCAAGGCAGAGAGGGTTCTCAATTGGAAGGCTAACTTTTATCCATGTTGGTTTGGGTGAGATATTTTATTTGCGTTTGCTGCTTAATGTTCAAAGGGGTTGTAAAAGTTTTGAAAGTATTCGCACTGTTGATGGTGTTGTATATGATTCTTTCAAGGCTGCGTGCAATACTCTTGGTTTATTGAGTGATGATCAGGAGTTCATTAATGCTATTAAAGAAACTGCAGAAGTCTCATCTGGTTTTCAGTTGCGTCAGTTGTTTGTTACACTGTTAGCATCTAATTCAATGAACAAACCAGAGTTGATTTGGAGAGACACTTGGAGATTGTTAGCTGATGACATTTTATATTATAGAAGACAGGAGTTGCAATTGCAAG AGCTCGTGATGATAGAAGAGGAACTTGAAATTCTTTGTTTGATTCAAGTTGAAAAATTATTGCAAATGAATGGCAGAAGCTTGAAAGATTATTCCCAAATGCCTTTTCCTAATCAGGATTTGGTTTCCCATTTTTCAAATTCTATGATTATGAATGAGATGAATTATGATGTAGATCAACTTCGGAAAGAACATGATGTAAATTTGGACAAATTGACAGATGAGCAAAAACTGATCTATGAGAGAATAATTGATACAGTTACCAATAAAAGACCTGGATTGTTTTTTGTGTATGGATTTGGTGGAACTGGAAAAATATTTCTGTGGAGATTGTTGTCTTTTCGTCTTTGA